In Vicinamibacterales bacterium, a single window of DNA contains:
- a CDS encoding HDOD domain-containing protein yields the protein MRPLPRTHVASGDYRVAKTRREYLEAYLGTCVGVAIVDRRAQVGGLLHILLPEAVSAGLAFGSALCARTSIPLFLDELRAAGCSPESMEATVAGGALVGSVTSLDLDLDIGGRTVDVVDAMLKDAAVRVVCSETGGHFGSRLALDLETLTCEIEPMAVDVSAVGVRPQRLTADELDLATARIRPIPQAALKIIRMLQIDDYSLHEIAQEIRRDQVLTAKVIRTCNSAYLGAREEIKSIDRALVLLGGRLVGELILSTVMGTFFSSYQRGYSMSRGGLYHHAVSTAIVSEQLAMLTGAAQRDLAYTAGLLHDIGKVLLDQYVASARPLFYREVVAEGAELLDVERSVLGVSHEEAGARLAELWSFPAVLWNVIAHHTRPAEAEGDKTLPYLVYLANLLVSRFDAGHDLDRMGTSDLADALRHLGLEAGSLPELIGRIRWADLQAPGYS from the coding sequence ATGAGGCCATTGCCCAGAACCCACGTCGCTTCCGGGGATTACCGCGTCGCCAAGACGCGACGGGAATACCTCGAGGCGTACCTGGGCACCTGTGTCGGCGTGGCCATCGTGGATCGCCGGGCGCAAGTCGGCGGCCTGCTGCACATCCTCCTGCCGGAAGCCGTCTCGGCGGGCCTCGCGTTCGGCAGCGCGCTCTGCGCCAGAACGAGCATCCCGCTATTCCTGGACGAACTGAGAGCCGCAGGGTGCTCGCCCGAGTCCATGGAGGCCACCGTCGCGGGCGGCGCCCTCGTGGGGAGCGTCACCAGCCTGGATCTGGATCTGGACATCGGCGGCCGGACTGTCGACGTCGTCGACGCGATGCTGAAGGACGCCGCCGTCCGGGTCGTCTGCTCGGAAACGGGTGGCCACTTCGGTTCGAGGTTGGCGCTGGACCTCGAGACCTTGACGTGCGAGATCGAGCCGATGGCGGTCGACGTATCAGCCGTCGGCGTCAGGCCTCAGCGCCTGACCGCCGATGAGTTGGATCTGGCGACCGCCCGCATCAGGCCAATCCCGCAGGCAGCGCTCAAGATCATCCGCATGCTCCAGATCGACGACTACAGCCTCCACGAGATCGCTCAGGAGATCCGGCGTGACCAGGTATTGACCGCGAAGGTCATCAGGACGTGCAATTCCGCGTATCTGGGCGCGCGAGAAGAGATCAAGTCGATCGACCGCGCGCTGGTGCTGCTTGGCGGACGGTTGGTCGGCGAGCTCATCCTTTCGACCGTGATGGGCACATTCTTCAGCAGTTACCAGCGGGGATACTCGATGTCCCGCGGCGGCCTCTATCATCACGCCGTGTCGACGGCCATCGTGTCGGAACAGCTCGCCATGCTGACCGGCGCTGCCCAACGCGACCTCGCGTACACGGCGGGTCTGCTGCACGACATCGGCAAGGTGCTGCTCGATCAGTACGTCGCGTCGGCCCGCCCGCTGTTCTACAGGGAGGTGGTCGCAGAGGGGGCCGAACTGCTCGATGTCGAGCGGTCCGTTCTCGGAGTCTCGCATGAGGAGGCCGGGGCGCGGTTGGCCGAGCTCTGGTCGTTCCCGGCCGTCTTGTGGAATGTCATCGCCCACCACACACGCCCGGCGGAAGCCGAGGGCGACAAGACCCTTCCGTACCTCGTCTATCTTGCCAACCTGCTCGTCTCGCGTTTCGATGCCGGGCACGATCTGGATCGCATGGGGACGAGTGACCTCGCCGATGCCCTGCGGCATCTCGGCCTGGAGGCGGGATCCCTTCCGGAACTGATTGGCCGCATCCGCTGGGCGGACCTGCAGGCGCCCGGCTATTCCTGA
- a CDS encoding NADH-quinone oxidoreductase subunit M has product MLTTIVFLPLAGALLLLLIDNRDGRRDFVVRVVALGASLLVFAATLLLWARFDPTRADFQFVERLDWIPAFGIQYHLGVDGISLFLLVLTGFLTPIALLSSWGSVHKRLKEFAAFVLALECAMLGVFVSIDLFLFYIFWDAMLVPMYFLIGIWGYDRRIYAAVKFILYTAAGSLLMLIAIIGLAWMHNSTNGSYTFDLLKLYDLRLPRQLEFWFFLAFTLAFAIKVPLFPFHTWLPDAHVEAPTAGSVILAGVLLKMGTYGLVRFAFPLFPSAAAYFAPALAVLAVIGIIYGALVAMVQPDLKKLVAYSSVSHLGVVVLGICALNVQGVQGAVYQMLNHGVSTGGLFLIVGMLSDRRHTRQIAEFGGLKAVMPRLVAAFLLITLASIGLPGLNGFVGEFLILLGAFRWDPRYAAFAATGVILSAVYMLWMFQRVNYGPVTHDENRALPDLTVRERWVIVPIVAMSVLMGVMPGVFLRPMQPSVERFLQRVSRDTVATHPAASSQSLSGIKVTNLPPADVRVKN; this is encoded by the coding sequence GTGCTGACAACAATCGTCTTCCTGCCGCTGGCCGGCGCCCTGCTGCTGCTCCTCATCGACAATCGCGACGGCCGTCGTGATTTTGTCGTCCGCGTCGTCGCGCTGGGCGCATCGCTGCTCGTCTTCGCGGCGACGCTGCTGCTGTGGGCCCGCTTCGATCCGACGCGCGCCGACTTCCAGTTCGTCGAGCGGCTCGATTGGATTCCGGCCTTCGGCATCCAGTACCACCTGGGTGTCGATGGCATCAGCCTGTTCCTCCTGGTCCTCACCGGATTCCTCACACCGATCGCCCTGCTGTCGTCCTGGGGCTCCGTGCACAAGCGGCTGAAGGAGTTCGCGGCATTCGTGCTGGCGCTCGAGTGCGCGATGCTCGGCGTCTTCGTCTCGATCGACCTGTTCCTGTTCTATATCTTCTGGGACGCGATGCTCGTCCCGATGTACTTCCTCATCGGCATCTGGGGCTACGACCGGCGTATCTATGCGGCGGTGAAGTTCATTCTCTACACGGCGGCCGGCAGCCTGCTGATGCTCATCGCGATCATCGGCCTCGCCTGGATGCACAACTCGACCAACGGCAGCTACACGTTCGACCTGCTCAAGCTGTACGACCTGCGGCTTCCGCGTCAGCTCGAGTTCTGGTTCTTCCTGGCCTTCACGCTGGCGTTCGCGATCAAGGTGCCGCTCTTCCCGTTCCACACGTGGCTGCCCGACGCGCACGTCGAGGCGCCCACGGCGGGATCCGTCATTCTCGCCGGCGTCCTCCTGAAGATGGGGACCTACGGTCTCGTGCGGTTTGCGTTCCCGCTGTTCCCCTCGGCGGCCGCCTACTTTGCCCCGGCGCTCGCAGTGCTCGCCGTGATTGGCATCATCTACGGCGCGCTGGTGGCGATGGTGCAGCCCGACCTCAAGAAACTCGTGGCCTACTCGAGCGTCAGCCATCTCGGGGTCGTGGTGCTCGGCATCTGCGCGCTGAACGTGCAGGGTGTGCAGGGGGCGGTCTACCAGATGCTCAATCACGGCGTGAGCACCGGCGGGCTGTTCCTCATCGTCGGCATGTTGTCCGACCGTCGCCACACCCGGCAGATCGCGGAGTTCGGCGGACTGAAGGCCGTCATGCCCAGGCTGGTCGCCGCCTTCCTGCTCATCACACTGGCGTCGATCGGCCTGCCCGGACTGAACGGCTTTGTCGGCGAGTTCCTGATCCTGCTGGGGGCGTTCAGGTGGGACCCGCGCTACGCCGCGTTCGCCGCGACGGGCGTCATCCTCTCGGCCGTCTACATGCTCTGGATGTTCCAGCGGGTGAACTACGGTCCGGTGACGCACGACGAGAACCGGGCACTGCCGGATCTGACGGTGCGGGAACGCTGGGTCATCGTGCCCATCGTGGCGATGTCGGTGCTGATGGGCGTGATGCCGGGCGTGTTCCTCCGACCGATGCAACCGTCGGTCGAGCGGTTCCTGCAGCGCGTGAGCCGCGACACGGTGGCCACGCATCCTGCCGCGTCGAGCCAGTCGTTGAGCGGCATCAAGGTGACGAATCTCCCACCCGCCGACGTGCGGGTGAAGAACTGA
- the nuoF gene encoding NADH-quinone oxidoreductase subunit NuoF, with translation MDPVLTSHVREAGSTTVDAFLRRGGYEGLRKALGMAPAHVIDTVKASGLRGRGGAGFPTGLKWQFVPKDSPTPKYLCCNADESEPGTFKDHVLMERNPHLLFEGCLIGCYAIGAKAAYIYIRGEFYHVQRVLEAEIEAARARGYIGKNIFGSGFDCEIYVHRGAGAYEAGEESALLESLEGKRAQPRLRPPFPAVVGLYGCPTAINNVETLCSVPSILTNGPEWFAALGPEKNGGPKLYCISGHVEKPGVYEASMHVTLRELIDGCAGGVRGGRPLKAIIPGGSSTPVILPDQLDAQASFDGLVKAGSMLGSAALIVMDDTTCMVWLAENLLHFYRHESCGKCTPCREGTDWLTKILHRIEHGEGSMRDIDLLQDVATNIGGKTLCPFGDAAVAPVLSTIQHFRSEYEAHVREGRCTCPSDWRVMD, from the coding sequence ATGGACCCAGTTCTCACATCACACGTTCGCGAGGCGGGTTCGACCACCGTCGACGCCTTCCTGCGCCGCGGCGGGTACGAAGGCCTCCGCAAGGCGCTCGGGATGGCGCCGGCGCACGTGATCGACACGGTGAAGGCGTCGGGGCTGCGCGGGCGCGGGGGCGCGGGGTTCCCGACCGGCCTGAAGTGGCAGTTCGTCCCGAAGGACTCGCCCACGCCGAAGTACCTGTGCTGCAATGCCGATGAGAGCGAGCCGGGCACGTTCAAGGACCACGTGCTGATGGAGCGGAACCCGCACTTGCTGTTCGAGGGATGCCTGATTGGGTGCTACGCCATCGGAGCGAAGGCCGCCTACATCTACATCCGTGGCGAGTTCTACCACGTGCAGCGGGTTCTCGAGGCGGAGATCGAAGCGGCGCGCGCCAGGGGCTACATCGGCAAGAACATCTTCGGATCCGGGTTCGATTGCGAGATATACGTGCATCGCGGTGCGGGAGCCTACGAGGCGGGGGAGGAAAGCGCGCTGCTCGAGTCGCTCGAAGGCAAGCGGGCGCAGCCGCGGCTCCGCCCGCCGTTCCCCGCCGTCGTCGGCCTCTACGGATGTCCGACGGCCATCAACAACGTCGAGACGCTGTGCTCGGTGCCGTCCATCCTGACCAACGGCCCCGAGTGGTTCGCCGCGCTCGGGCCCGAGAAGAATGGCGGGCCGAAGCTTTACTGCATCAGCGGCCACGTCGAGAAGCCCGGTGTCTACGAGGCGTCGATGCACGTGACGCTTCGGGAGTTGATCGACGGGTGTGCTGGCGGCGTTCGCGGGGGGCGTCCGCTCAAGGCGATCATCCCCGGCGGGTCGTCCACGCCGGTCATCCTGCCGGACCAACTCGACGCCCAGGCGAGCTTCGACGGGCTGGTGAAAGCCGGCTCGATGCTCGGGTCGGCCGCGCTGATTGTCATGGACGACACGACGTGCATGGTCTGGCTCGCCGAGAACCTGCTGCACTTCTACCGGCACGAGTCGTGCGGCAAGTGCACGCCGTGCCGCGAGGGGACCGACTGGCTGACGAAGATCCTGCATCGGATTGAACACGGCGAGGGCAGCATGCGCGACATCGACCTGTTGCAGGACGTCGCGACGAACATCGGGGGCAAGACGCTGTGCCCGTTCGGTGACGCGGCCGTCGCCCCGGTGTTGAGCACGATCCAGCACTTCCGTTCGGAATACGAGGCACACGTCCGCGAGGGCCGCTGTACGTGCCCGTCGGACTGGCGCGTGATGGACTGA
- the nuoH gene encoding NADH-quinone oxidoreductase subunit NuoH encodes MPSLTVLVQLGLVLAVFVMLLLSSAAMVYAERKVAAFIQQREGPNRVGPMGLLQPFADVIKLMFKEELRPGGADRILFGLAPVISATAAFAAFAVVPFGAETTFFGLLEQPIKLQVADVNVAVLVVFAITSMSVYGIVLAGWSSNSKYSLLGGLRSASQMISYELSYGLALASVLVLANSLSLTDIVNHQAGYWFGFVPKWFIFVQPVGFLIYMAAGVAETNRAPFDFPEAEQELVAGYHTEYSSMAFAMFFLAEYINMVTVSAVATDLFLGGWHGPFLPASLGWIWFLLKISFLLFFYIWMRWTLPRYRYDQLMQFGWKFLLPLAVLNLLVTATGVMLLGV; translated from the coding sequence ATGCCGTCACTGACCGTACTCGTTCAACTCGGCCTCGTACTCGCCGTCTTCGTCATGCTGCTGCTGTCGTCGGCCGCCATGGTCTACGCGGAGCGGAAGGTGGCGGCGTTCATCCAGCAGCGCGAAGGGCCGAACCGCGTCGGACCGATGGGCTTGCTGCAGCCCTTCGCGGATGTCATCAAGCTGATGTTCAAGGAGGAACTGCGTCCGGGCGGCGCGGATCGCATCCTCTTCGGCCTCGCCCCGGTCATCTCGGCGACCGCGGCCTTTGCCGCCTTCGCGGTCGTGCCCTTCGGCGCGGAGACGACGTTCTTCGGTCTGCTGGAGCAGCCGATCAAGCTGCAGGTCGCCGACGTCAACGTGGCGGTGCTGGTGGTGTTCGCGATCACCTCGATGAGCGTCTACGGCATCGTGCTGGCCGGCTGGAGTTCGAACAGCAAGTACTCGCTGCTCGGCGGCCTGCGGTCCGCGTCGCAGATGATCAGCTACGAGCTGTCGTACGGCCTGGCCCTGGCGTCGGTGCTGGTGCTCGCCAATTCGCTCTCGCTCACCGACATCGTGAACCACCAGGCTGGCTACTGGTTCGGGTTCGTGCCGAAGTGGTTCATCTTCGTGCAGCCGGTCGGCTTCCTCATCTACATGGCGGCCGGGGTGGCGGAGACCAACCGCGCGCCGTTCGACTTCCCGGAGGCCGAGCAGGAACTGGTAGCGGGCTACCACACCGAGTACTCGAGCATGGCGTTCGCCATGTTCTTCCTGGCGGAGTACATCAACATGGTGACGGTGTCGGCCGTCGCCACGGACCTGTTCCTCGGCGGCTGGCACGGGCCGTTCCTGCCGGCGTCGCTCGGCTGGATCTGGTTCCTCCTGAAGATCTCGTTCCTCTTGTTCTTCTACATCTGGATGCGGTGGACGCTGCCGCGGTACCGGTACGACCAGTTGATGCAGTTCGGGTGGAAGTTCCTGCTGCCGCTGGCCGTCCTGAACCTGCTGGTGACGGCCACGGGGGTGATGCTCCTTGGGGTTTGA
- a CDS encoding NADH-quinone oxidoreductase subunit J: protein MGFEQSLFYVFATITVVSSALVIGQRSPIYSVMLLIASFAALAGLYVLLDAPFVAVIQIIIYAGAILVLFLFVVMLLNAPKEGAAPADRVSPGPRRAGIALGALLAAELVFAVWAAAFPREPIAGGPDAASSQAISSVRTIGQVLYTDYAFAFEVTSLLILVAMVGAVVLAKRHV from the coding sequence TTGGGGTTTGAGCAATCGCTCTTCTACGTGTTTGCCACCATCACGGTGGTGTCGTCTGCGCTGGTCATCGGGCAGCGGAGCCCGATCTACAGCGTGATGCTGTTGATCGCGTCGTTCGCCGCGCTGGCAGGCCTCTACGTGCTGCTCGACGCGCCGTTCGTCGCGGTCATCCAGATCATCATCTACGCGGGTGCGATCCTGGTTCTGTTCCTGTTCGTCGTGATGCTGCTCAACGCCCCGAAGGAGGGTGCGGCGCCGGCTGACAGGGTGTCGCCGGGGCCGCGTCGAGCGGGCATCGCGCTCGGCGCGCTGCTGGCGGCGGAACTCGTCTTCGCCGTCTGGGCCGCGGCCTTTCCCCGCGAGCCGATTGCGGGCGGTCCGGACGCCGCTTCGAGCCAGGCGATCTCATCGGTGCGGACGATCGGCCAGGTGCTGTACACCGACTATGCCTTCGCCTTCGAGGTCACGTCGCTCCTGATCCTCGTCGCGATGGTGGGAGCGGTGGTGCTGGCCAAGCGACACGTGTGA
- a CDS encoding NADH-quinone oxidoreductase subunit N gives MVSTSIAAIVPILCVTAAGIAAMLAEAFREPHERMPISGLGLVGLVGAGISCVLLWGRNATSFGVVSADNFGLFISLVLVLIGVVTMLLAPQLVERDELPGGEFYALSLFALAGMMLMAMATDLLVIFLALEVLSLAVYVLTAIRREAAASVEGAFKYFILGGFSSAFFLYGLAFVYGVTGSTRLDKVGSAIASNAGSHPELVLVALGFLIVGFGFKVSAVPFHMWTPDAYEGAPAIVTGFMSTGVKAAAFAAFVRVFVTAFQPVQATWTPILWAVASVTMILGTVVGVAQVNLKRMLAYSSIAHAGYILVGLVSGNDVGKSAILFYLLAYGITNLGAFGVIALLGTRDRANDDLDSVTGLSDRHPALAAVLAVLLLSLGGIPPTAGFVGKWYIFSAAVRAGDYGLAIIGVVTSVVSIFFYLRVIVMMYMAEPAEMHGGPATAPSRAAVFALAATIAATFYLGVLPTQVIDLAARSIGSLR, from the coding sequence ATGGTATCGACCTCCATCGCCGCCATCGTTCCCATCCTCTGCGTGACCGCCGCGGGCATTGCCGCGATGCTGGCCGAAGCGTTCCGGGAACCGCACGAGCGGATGCCGATCAGCGGTCTTGGTCTTGTCGGCCTCGTCGGTGCCGGCATCAGTTGCGTGTTGCTCTGGGGCCGCAATGCGACGTCGTTCGGCGTTGTCTCGGCGGACAACTTCGGCCTGTTCATCAGCCTGGTGCTGGTCCTCATCGGCGTCGTGACCATGCTGCTGGCGCCGCAGTTGGTGGAGCGCGATGAGCTGCCGGGCGGTGAGTTCTATGCCCTGTCGCTGTTCGCGCTCGCCGGCATGATGCTGATGGCGATGGCCACCGACCTGCTGGTGATCTTCCTCGCGCTCGAAGTGCTGTCGCTCGCGGTCTACGTCCTGACGGCGATCCGCCGGGAGGCCGCGGCATCGGTCGAAGGGGCGTTCAAGTACTTCATCCTCGGCGGCTTCTCGAGCGCCTTCTTCCTCTACGGCCTCGCGTTCGTCTACGGCGTGACGGGCAGCACGCGGCTGGACAAGGTGGGCAGTGCGATCGCGTCGAATGCCGGGAGCCATCCGGAGCTGGTGCTGGTGGCGTTGGGGTTCCTCATCGTCGGGTTCGGTTTCAAGGTGTCGGCCGTGCCGTTCCACATGTGGACGCCCGACGCGTACGAGGGCGCACCGGCGATCGTGACCGGCTTCATGTCCACCGGCGTGAAAGCGGCTGCATTTGCCGCGTTCGTACGCGTGTTCGTGACGGCTTTCCAGCCGGTGCAGGCGACGTGGACGCCGATCCTCTGGGCAGTCGCGTCCGTCACCATGATCCTCGGCACGGTGGTTGGCGTCGCCCAGGTCAACCTCAAGCGGATGCTGGCGTATTCGAGCATAGCCCACGCCGGCTATATCCTGGTCGGCCTCGTGTCGGGAAACGATGTGGGGAAGAGTGCGATCCTCTTCTACCTGCTGGCCTACGGAATCACGAACCTCGGGGCGTTCGGCGTGATTGCGCTGCTCGGGACTCGCGACCGCGCGAACGACGACCTCGACAGCGTCACCGGACTCTCCGACCGCCATCCAGCGCTGGCGGCCGTCCTTGCCGTGCTGCTGCTGTCGCTCGGCGGCATCCCTCCCACCGCAGGCTTCGTGGGCAAGTGGTACATCTTCAGCGCCGCCGTTCGCGCCGGCGACTACGGCCTCGCCATCATTGGCGTCGTGACCAGCGTCGTGTCGATCTTCTTCTACCTGCGGGTCATCGTCATGATGTACATGGCCGAACCGGCCGAAATGCATGGCGGACCCGCCACCGCCCCATCCCGCGCGGCGGTATTCGCCCTGGCGGCGACGATTGCCGCCACGTTCTACCTGGGCGTGCTGCCGACACAGGTCATCGACCTCGCCGCACGATCCATAGGCAGCCTGCGGTAA
- the nuoK gene encoding NADH-quinone oxidoreductase subunit NuoK translates to MVTLTHYLVLSAVLFAIGTTGVFLRRNMITVLLAIEIMLNAVNLTLVAFGRYLGSVDGQIIVFFVVTVAAAEAAVGLAIVIALFRVRESLDPDAFTTLKW, encoded by the coding sequence ATGGTCACCCTGACCCATTACCTCGTCCTGTCCGCGGTGCTGTTCGCGATCGGCACGACCGGTGTGTTCCTCCGTCGGAACATGATCACGGTGCTGCTGGCGATCGAGATCATGCTGAACGCGGTCAACCTCACGCTCGTGGCGTTTGGGCGCTACCTGGGTTCGGTCGACGGGCAGATCATCGTCTTTTTCGTCGTCACCGTTGCCGCGGCAGAGGCGGCCGTGGGCCTGGCCATCGTCATTGCGCTATTCCGGGTCCGGGAGTCCCTCGATCCGGATGCGTTCACGACGCTGAAGTGGTGA
- the nuoL gene encoding NADH-quinone oxidoreductase subunit L, whose product MLLFIPLLPFLGFLLNASFGRRLSKTVSGGAAVAAMFVSFAVAAAASWSLVQRPPDARVIDQTLFTWIPSGDLQVPFAFRLDPLSMVMILVVTGIGSLIHLYSTGYMHEERDSEYARYFSYLNLFASFMLVLVLAPNLLVMFVGWEGVGLCSYLLIGFWYHKKTAADAGKKAFIVNRIGDFGFLLGVLLLFSRFGTLDFHRLAASIETLAPETAFGTLSVAALLLFVGATGKSAQIPLYVWLPDAMEGPTPVSALIHAATMVTAGVYMIGRNAVLYSHAPGVLEIVAVVGVATAVMAATIGLVQNDIKRVLAYSTVSQLGLMFLAMGVGAYASGIFHLYTHAFFKALLFLGSGAVIHALAGEQDLRRMGGLRKELPITYWTFLVGALAIAGVPLLSGFFSKDELLYRTYASGHRWLWLFGSLASLMTACYMFRLVFLAFHGPRAAAPAYPGIDATADHAPAQAGAGHGGDAHAGRLHDAPRSMAIVLVVLAVGAVLAGYAGVPTALGGSNRIEQFLQPSFTAAGAAEGAGGGLATRLSDEPRQGEGEDTATELRLMAVSTALALVGIGLATLFFLRRRDLADHLAARFRGLHRLLLHKYYVDEVYDAGIVQPIRLLSEHGLWKGVDVGVIDGAVNGAAVTVRGASGLLRRLQTGSIRAYAASLLVGALVILAYVLWP is encoded by the coding sequence ATGCTGCTGTTCATCCCGCTCCTGCCGTTTCTCGGGTTCCTGCTGAACGCGTCGTTCGGACGCCGCCTGTCGAAGACCGTGTCCGGCGGCGCGGCGGTGGCGGCGATGTTCGTGTCGTTCGCGGTTGCGGCGGCGGCCTCGTGGTCGCTGGTGCAGAGACCGCCCGACGCGCGCGTCATCGACCAGACGCTGTTCACCTGGATCCCGTCGGGCGACTTGCAGGTGCCGTTCGCGTTCCGCCTCGATCCGTTGTCGATGGTGATGATCCTCGTCGTGACCGGAATCGGATCGCTCATCCACCTGTACTCGACCGGGTACATGCACGAGGAGCGCGACAGCGAATATGCGCGGTACTTCTCCTACCTGAACCTGTTTGCCTCGTTCATGCTCGTGCTCGTCCTGGCGCCGAACCTCCTCGTGATGTTCGTCGGCTGGGAAGGCGTCGGCCTCTGCTCGTACCTGCTGATCGGGTTCTGGTACCACAAGAAGACGGCGGCGGATGCCGGCAAGAAGGCGTTCATCGTCAACCGGATCGGCGATTTCGGGTTCCTGCTCGGCGTCCTGCTGCTGTTCTCCCGCTTCGGCACCCTCGACTTCCACCGGCTCGCCGCCAGCATCGAGACGCTCGCGCCCGAGACGGCGTTCGGCACGCTGTCGGTGGCGGCGCTGCTGCTGTTTGTTGGCGCCACCGGCAAGTCCGCGCAGATCCCGCTCTACGTCTGGCTGCCGGATGCGATGGAAGGGCCGACGCCCGTGTCCGCGCTGATCCACGCCGCGACGATGGTGACGGCGGGCGTGTACATGATCGGGCGGAACGCGGTGCTCTACTCCCACGCGCCCGGCGTGCTCGAGATTGTGGCGGTTGTCGGCGTGGCCACCGCCGTGATGGCGGCCACGATCGGTCTCGTCCAGAACGACATCAAGCGGGTGCTCGCGTACTCCACCGTGTCGCAGCTGGGTCTGATGTTCCTGGCGATGGGCGTCGGCGCCTATGCGTCGGGCATCTTCCATCTCTACACCCATGCGTTCTTCAAGGCGCTGCTGTTCCTCGGTTCGGGTGCCGTGATTCACGCGCTCGCCGGCGAACAGGATCTGCGCCGGATGGGCGGGCTGCGCAAGGAGTTGCCGATCACGTACTGGACGTTCCTCGTCGGCGCCCTGGCGATCGCCGGCGTGCCCCTGCTCTCGGGGTTCTTCAGCAAGGACGAGCTGCTGTACCGCACCTACGCGAGCGGGCATCGGTGGCTGTGGTTGTTCGGCAGTCTCGCGTCGCTGATGACCGCGTGCTACATGTTCCGCCTGGTCTTCCTGGCCTTCCACGGACCGAGGGCCGCCGCCCCCGCGTATCCGGGAATCGATGCGACGGCGGACCATGCGCCCGCCCAGGCCGGCGCCGGCCACGGCGGGGACGCGCACGCCGGCCGTCTGCACGACGCGCCACGCAGCATGGCGATCGTGCTCGTCGTGCTGGCCGTGGGCGCGGTCCTCGCGGGCTATGCCGGCGTCCCGACGGCGCTCGGCGGATCGAACCGGATCGAGCAGTTCCTCCAGCCGAGCTTCACCGCAGCGGGAGCCGCGGAAGGCGCCGGCGGCGGTCTCGCCACGCGTTTGTCCGACGAGCCGCGCCAGGGTGAGGGGGAGGACACGGCCACCGAACTGCGCCTGATGGCGGTCTCCACGGCGTTGGCGTTGGTCGGGATCGGCCTCGCGACGCTGTTCTTCCTGCGACGTCGCGACCTCGCCGACCACCTGGCCGCACGATTCCGCGGCCTGCATCGGCTGTTGCTCCACAAGTACTACGTGGACGAAGTGTACGACGCCGGGATCGTGCAGCCGATTCGGCTGCTGTCCGAGCATGGCCTCTGGAAGGGTGTGGACGTGGGCGTAATCGACGGGGCGGTCAACGGTGCAGCCGTGACCGTGCGCGGGGCGAGCGGTCTGCTGCGCAGGCTTCAGACCGGCTCGATCCGTGCGTATGCGGCGTCGCTGCTCGTCGGCGCGCTGGTCATTCTGGCCTACGTCTTGTGGCCGTAA